The Centroberyx gerrardi isolate f3 chromosome 12, fCenGer3.hap1.cur.20231027, whole genome shotgun sequence genome has a window encoding:
- the fam189b gene encoding protein ENTREP3 encodes MPSPSDSSSVASASGSRGWSDSRRGMSGRGQGGARLLLYLGLCHLGLGAMVLAFSFTSMAFTSSARVRQSCPFWAGFFVVASGIVGIISWRRPLTLVVSLFMLLSAVCVILSLAGSMLSCQNAQMVKSMLTCQVENGLCVCCAPTHSCSITEEETLVLYLNADCHSVRHQLKDLLFSACGLSILSTIICTLSTVTCSIHIFSLDLVHLLAPHRSRSVNPECTTPQDAFLTNIMDFEEFVPPIPPPPYYPPEYTCSSETDAQSITYNGSMESPVPLYPTDCPPPYEAVMGQRAASQATVFDTHGTELSGERATSTAFSGEVSMDSGSLLMSEIVDIPDDSSPSEDSCLMEVGVRNQGERGNSTSGEGGDGGDAGEYISFRGPPSQTPESPLAGGPRARRFFRGERSNSCSSPSTATTTYRSPVLRRQAMLASSCSQLEVIGGAASQQRSSIPEIRVRPSTPSRQGSAPVSSAPPSSSILAASEQGGQGNGLSLPRQPLYLRRRVGKNEKDGESVRRDSDGLLRLVRSHSEPGLGSSTDTGDFIGSVGSKDGSQTSTETGPLSEACLLPRTALPPAEALPRKGSVKAAATGVQLPSKPPPTSPLRLPKDCHRSLGDLKVTRVLVARFLQRSKRNLAPSTEHAGNTGQGPKRRGGAEGLANNHLPLEQVWRNSWGASRGHPTPHPHHPHHRGHHHSHSDSRHNRRHSNRAPVSEGIHLRSCGDLSSSSSASLRRLVTPYPPHGSSGALYSESAL; translated from the exons ATGCCTTCGCCATCAGACTCCAGCAGTGTGGCTTCGGCCTCGGGGTCCCGCGGCTGGTCGGACAGCCGCCGGGGCATGTCAGGCCGCGGGCAGGGCGGCGCGCGGCTGCTGCTGTACCTGGGGCTGTGCCACCTGGGCCTGGGGGCCATGGTCCTGGCCTTCTCCTTCACCAGCATGGCCTTCACCTCCTCGGCCCGCGTGCGGCAGTCCTGCCCCTTCTGGGCTGGCTTCTTT GTAGTGGCATCAGGGATTGTTGGGATCATCTCATGGAGGAGACCGCTAACTCTGGTG gtgtcactgttcatgctgctgtctgcagtgtgtgtgatcctCAGTCTGGCCGGCTCAATGCTCTCCTGTCAGAATGCACAGATGGTCAAATCTATGCTCACCTGCCAG gtggagaatggtctctgtgtgtgttgcgcGCCCACTCACTCCTGCTCcatcacagaggaggagaccCTGGTGCTCTACCTGAATGCTGACTGCCACTCAGTCAGACATCAGCTGAAG GACCTGTTGTTCAGTGCGTGTGGTCTCAGTATTCTCTCCACCATCATCTGTACCCTGTCCACTGTGACCTGCAGTATCCACATATTCTCCCTGGACCTGGTGCACCTG CTGGCTCCTCATCGCTCTCGTTCCGTCAACCCAGAATGCACCACTCCTCAGGACGCCTTCCTGACCAACATCATGGACTTTGAGGAGTTTGTTCCACCCATCCCTCCGCCCCCCTACTATCCACCTGAATACACCTGCAGCTCTGAGACTGACGCTCAGAG CATCACCTACAATGGCTCCATGGAGAGTCCAGTTCCTCTCTACCCCACTGACTGCCCCCCTCCTTATGAAGCTGTGATGGGACAGAGAGCTGCCAGCCAG GCAACGGTGTTTGACACCCACGGCACTGAGCTGTCTGGAGAGAGAGCAACTTCTACTGCCTTCAGTGGGGAAG TGTCCATGGACAGCGGATCTCTGCTGATGTCAGAGATCGTGGACATCCCGGACGATTCCTCCCCCTCCGAGGACTCCTGTCTGATGGAGGTCGGGGTGAGGAACCAGGGGGAGAGGGGCAACAGCACCTCCGGTGAGGGGGGAGACGGGGGAGACGCGGGGGAGTACATCAGCTTCCGTGGCCCGCCGTCCCAGACACCAGAGAGTCCTCTGgcaggaggacccagagccaGGCGCTTCTTCAGGGGAGAGAGGTCCAACTCCTGCTCTTCACCCAGTACGGCTACCACCACGTATAG GTCTCCAGTGTTGCGTCGCCAGGCCATgctagctagcagctgctcCCAGCTGGAGGTGATAGGTGGTGCCGCCTCTCAGCAGCGCTCCTCTATCCCAGAGATTCGGGttcgcccctccaccccctcgcGCCAAGGATCTGCCCCGGTCTCCTCggctcctccctcttcctccatcttagCTGCCAGTGAGCAGGGCGGTCAGGGTAACGGGCTGTCCCTCCCCCGTCAGCCCCTCTACCTCCGCCGACGGGTTGGCAAGaatgagaaagatggagagagcgtAAGGAGGGATAGTGATGGGCTCCTACGCCTTGTGAGGTCACACAGCGAGCCAGGCCTCGGCTCCTCTACTGATACAG GTGACTTTATTGGCTCAGTGGGCAGTAAGGACGGTTCTCAGACATCCACAGAGACAG GGCCGCTGTCTGAAGCGTGTCTGTTGCCCCGCACCGCTCTGCCTCCCGCTGAAGCTCTGCCCAGGAAAGGCAGCGTGAAGGCAGCAGCCACAGGGGTGCAGCTGCCGTCGAAACCTCCCCCCACCTCGCCGCTGCGCTTACCTAAAGACTGCCACCGTTCCCTGGGAGACCTTAAG gTGACCCGAGTTCTAGTGGCTCGCTTCCTGCAGCGCTCCAAACGCAACCTAGCGCCCTCCACCGAGCATGCTGGGAACACAGGGCAGGGGCCTaagaggaggggtggagctGAGGGCCTCGCCAACAACCACCTGCCCTTGGAGCAG GTGTGGCGTAACTCCTGGGGCGCCAGCCGAGGACACCCCACCCCTCATCCCCATCACCCTCATCACCGTGGACACCACCATTCCCATAGCGACAGCCGGCACAACCGGCGTCACAGCAACCGGGCCCCGGTGTCAGAGGGTATCCACCTGCGTAGTTGTGGAGATTtaagctcctcctcctcggcgTCGCTACGGCGATTAGTGACGCCCTATCCGCCGCATGGGTCATCAGGGGCTCTCTATTCAGAGTCTGCactgtga
- the rab13 gene encoding ras-related protein Rab-13, giving the protein MAKKYDFLFKLLLIGDSGVGKTCLIIRFAEDNFNSTYISTIGIDFKVKTIDVDGKKVKLQVWDTAGQERFKTITTAYYRGAMGIILVYDITDEKSFENIQNWMKSIKENASAGVSRMLLGNKCDIEAKRKVSKETGEKLAKDHGIRFFETSAKSSINVDESFMALARDILQKSSKKPGPTGREVKITSSTEKKSSKCVLL; this is encoded by the exons ATGGCGAAAAAGTATGATTTCCTTTTCAAATTGTTACTCATCGGGGACAGCGGAGTGGGCAAAACATGTCTGATCATCCGTTTTGCTGAGGACAACTTCAACTCCACATACATATCAACCATCG GCATCGACTTTAAAGTAAAAACCATCGATGTCGATGGAAAGAAAGTGAAACTACAAGTCTG GGACACGGCAGGGCAGGAGCGGTTCAAGACCATCACTACAGCCTACTACAGAGGAGCCATG GGCATCATCCTGGTGTACGACATCACAGACGAGAAGTCTTTTGAAAACATCCAGAACTGGATGAAGAGCATCAAAGAG AATGCATCAGCTGGTGTCAGTCGGATGTTGCTTGGTAACAAGTGTGACATTGAGGCAAAGAGGAAAGTTTccaaggagacaggagagaag CTGGCAAAAGATCATGGGATCCGGTTCTTTGAGACCAGTGCAAAGTCCAGCATCAACGTTGATGAG TCTTTTATGGCTTTGGCACGAGACATACTACAGAAGTCCAGCAAGAAACCA GGCCCCACAGGTCGAGAGGTGAAAATCACCAGCAGTACAGAGAAGAAATCCTCCAAATGTGTTCTTCTCTAG
- the rps27.2 gene encoding 40S ribosomal protein S27.2: MPLAKDLLHPTPEEEKRRHKKKRLVQSPNSYFMDVKCPGCYKITTVFSHAQTVVLCVGCSTVLCQPTGGKARLTEGCSFRRKQH, from the exons ATGCCA CTCGCAAAGGATCTGTTGCACCCGACCcccgaggaggagaagaggagacacAAGAAGAAACGACTTGTACAGAGTCCCAATTCCTATTTCATGGATGTGAAATGTCCAG GATGCTACAAGATCACCACAGTGTTCAGTCACGCTCAGACAGTCGTGCTGTGTGTCGGCTGCTCCACGGTCCTCTGCCAGCCGACAGGAGGGAAAGCTCGCCTCACAGAAG GATGCTCATTCAGGAGGAAACAGCACTAG